Genomic segment of Eupeodes corollae chromosome 2, idEupCoro1.1, whole genome shotgun sequence:
TTAGCTCTAAGTGACGTGAAGTTAGGGTCTAGGTCATGTTGCATTCCACTCAAAGTATTTTATAACACGGGTTCTTCGAAAAATAAGCCCCTTTAAGGGGGAAtacgaaattgaattttataaaggGCGACTACATTTTTAGGGCCTATGTTGAATGTGAATCACACCTAAACATCAAGTTTCTTTCTGCTATTCACTTAACTcttctcaattttgttttgttaaacttcagaatttttagaaagtagttagcttaaagcaagcgtcaaactacgatcagggGTTCATCATTATTGATTACctcaatttgaaccatggaaagaTATACCTACAATCGATCAACGCGTTAGAGGtattcaggcttattataaAACTATGCGATCAAGTTGCATATCGTGTGCTTCTTGTTTTAATCGTGAAAATGTGCTTACCATCagaagaattgtgcaaaaatctaAGCCGTTcgactttttctttttgagtttattcgaAATAATTTGGCACATTAATTTAGAACTTAATTTATGCCTTAGAGTCATCTAAAATTTGGAATTTCGTATGGAGGTGTGCCTCCATACAAATatcatcatatttaaaaaaataataataatttccttCGTAATGTGTgttatattcaaaatcaacgTTAACCacctaataaaataagaattttgaaagaaactaTAAATCTCCATGTAATTAGGGTCTTACATTCTACATTACTTCTGTGCTGCACTCTATTTTTCAGCTACTGAACTATTCGCAAATAACACCGCTGTAAGTATTAATTCAAAAGTCCGCTGTAAAGtatagaaaatcaaaaacttcTGTCACCTTCTTTACTTTGACATATTTCtcataattgaaaatttattcacaagaaaacaaaaagcataaacatatttcttagcttttttaattaaattttatacaaaaataagtaaaaatgcaACGTGAAGAAAAGCAATTAGAAATGACTCTGGACGCAGTCCTTAATcgtttaaatgatttaaaaaattctatcgGTTCAATGATACATAAAATCGAAACCGAATACGAGACCATAAATTGGCCAACATTTCTTGACAATTTTGCTTTAATTTCAAGCCatgtaagtaaaataaagaaaaaacaaactttttctaataaaattgcTAACGAAACTGTATATTTTAGTTAACAGGCCTGTCGAAGATATTGTCTAAAGAACTTGGGCCTCCTTTACGGAATCGTACTGTTTTGCCTTTGATGTTATCCCCCGAACGAGATGAAGCCCTATGGAACCTTACTGAAGGTCGTGTCCCGGTCTTTTCACATGATATCGTTCCAAATTACTTGAGGACAAAGCCTGATCCAACAGCCGAACAGAAAATGattcaaaatgaacaaaagGTTCGTCATTATTCGTTTGTTCATGAAACaagaaactaaaaagaaaaccttttaaCTTTCAGGCAGCAAATCTCTCAATGGAAACGGCAATGAAACAGGTTGCCCAATACAATAAGGTCGTCACTCATATCTTGGAAATGGTTAGCAAAACTAGAGAAGACTGGGAAATCGATTCTTCCTCTCGAGCAGGAATCCAACAAACAAGCAGCAACGCCGATACCCATTTATTAGTCCAAGCTGTTGGAATGGGAAAAGGACTAAAGACAGCAATGCAACTCTCCGGACCTGGTTCAGCTGCAGGTGGAATGATGGTACCACCAGCTATTCGCCAACCATCGCCCATGAGCTCGGTCAGTCCTTCGGGAGTCAATCAACTCGGCAAAGCGCCATCAGccattaaaacaaatatcaagTCTGCCAATCAAATTCATCCATTTGGAAGataattggaaaaaatgtttttttgtacaGTAGCTTTAAGTTTGCGTCAGTAATAAGAACTAAATTTTGTGTGAGGATTGTTGagaactctgtttttttttttgagaatatatCGTACTTATCTCAATATTTGTCTCTGAGTCTATCTTTTGCCTGCCTTTTACAGAAATAGTTTACATCATGAGTCTGCTCCGTTGAAATCAATCTCAAGTCCCTGGTCTTTTAGGGGTTCTTCTATCCAACATAGTTTCAAGATCAAGTCAGGCATTCTTGTAGGAACAACACAATAAATCTAAGACGACCGAGGTCCAAAAGCTAGAAAAACGTTTAAGTTTCTAAAAAATTCGACTCATCTTTATTCCAATTAATATGAGAACTTATGAATAACAGTAAATATAGAGAAATATCTTAAACctaaatacatttatataccCTTCTTGTGTTTTAAACAGCCATTTCCATGGCTATCTTTGGATAAGGCTTATAGTCAACGATTTCGAAATCATCGAATGTAAAATCTTCAATCTTCTCTACTTTTCGCTTAATCACCAGTTTAGGGAATGCTCTCGGGACTCGCTTCAATTGTTCCTTCAATGGCTCAACATGATTATTGTAAACATGAGCATCACCAAGAGTGTGGACAAAGTCGCCCGGCTTCAAGCCTGTAACATGAGCAATCATATAGGTTAGCAGAGCATAGCTGGCAATATTGAATGGTACACCCAATCCCATATCAGCCGAACGTTGATACAACTGACACGAAAGCTCTCCATTAGCCACGTAGAATTGTGCCAGACAATGACATGGCGGCAATGCCATCTTAGGCAGATCACACGGATTCCATGCACTCATAATTATGCGACGATCAGTGGGATTCTCACGAATGCGATTAATCACCTCATTCAATTGATCGATTCCCTCACCGGTGTAGTCATCATGACAAGTGCGATAAGTTGCACCGAAATGACGCCATTGAAATCCATAGACCGGACCCAAGTCACCCTCTTCGCGGTCGGTGAAACCACATTTATCAAGAAACTCACGTGTGCTATTTCCATCCCAGATGTGAATGTTCTTCTCCTGCAGCAGCTTTGAGTCGGTTTTGCCATGGACGAACCAGATGAGCTCCTCGGCTACTGCTCGCCAGAAGACACGCTTTGTTGTCAACAATGGAAAACACTCACGCATATCGAAACGCATTTGTGCCCCGAAAAGTGATAGAGTGCCCACTCCTGTGCGATCAGAACGAGCCACGCCTGGAAATAAGACATAAGAATGTTAATATTCGTAAAACTACAAGTTATTCTATGAACGAAATTTAGATAGGAacttatattataataatgtcTATGGAATGGAAACTTGTTGGTTGGCATTgattacaaaaaggaaaatagaTTCGTTGACGTTAAAAGTATAGGAAAATAATGTCTTTAAATAAACATTCTAAATCAACTACGCCATTACTACTCATTGTCATTACCTTTGTTGATGATTTTCTGGATAAGATCTAGGTATTGTTGTTCATCAGGATTTGGAACTTCTGTTCCATTAGTGGAAATTGTTTTAGTTTCTCCATTTGTGTCCATTTTGTAAAGAGTGCTATAGAAATTCTATTTCGAAGAAAATAAAGGAGACTTAAACAACAAGACGAATAAATTCAACATGGAATTTGCAAATGcaactgaaaaattaaataaaatacgcaTAAAACTGCAAGAATTGAATTGTCatatttcaaaacaagaaaTTTCGGCgggattttaaactttttgtggaGCTTTTTGGATTGAGATGTAGCTGTAGTGATGTGCACGGAATCGAGTTATAATCGATTTAATTCGATAACATGCAAAGTTTGAAACACtaaagtactattcacatgagcactaccaacgaacaacgaatgaacgaatattcgtcgattttgacgtttcttttacatgagagtttttaattcgtcgcgaatgaagctacagccgaacaccatacaccaccgaaaccaaaacaagaatgattttttaggttaagtacgcgcgattattttaagCGAAGCGcaacttacaatttttttcacgacgaataaatttgttttttttttttaaatttattaatatgtgatattgaaaagtaaaagtatgcatcataaatcaaatagaaaccaTATTGTTAACGGTTTGtttagaatttgtgtggaaatatgtcttcaaacgtgtATAAGCTcacattttgttatattttattcgtcgttcgttggtcgcgctcatgtaaATACTACTTAACACCagtgtttttttgaatatttatacgTGTAGTACagtagaaataataaaatagtagAATCACAGCCAGTAAAAGGTAAAGTGTCTGGGTCTTGCAATACCCGTGGCATTATGGTTAGTgcaatggactgtcatgccagtgTTTTTGGATTCAAACCCAGCCTATGCCATATTCCAATATCACAGGAAAGTTCTTTGGAACAAAAGAGAAAGATGTATcggcttcttccattttatttgacagaacTATGCAtcatttgatgttcaaatggtagacatgtgcattcaagaggacacgaACTTCaaatatgcacgtggaatgttaggtcccttaacagccCATgcgcggccgaagaattagcggaggccctagaccgctataaagcagatatcaccaccatccaggaaatacgatgggataggccgggcaaaaagaggatgaaaaactgcgatatttactatggtgactgctactacGAAAACCAAcggcgcttatttggatgcgactTCGTCATTGGAGCTACACTTATGCAAGATGTCTTGAgttataggtgcatcaatgagcacctcatgaccatacgcatcaaagctaaattgggcaacattagcctaacatgcgcgcacgcccctacataagagaaagacgacaacaccaaagatatgttcttcgagctcctagacaaaacaccaaagatatgttcttcgagctcctagacaaaacatatgagcagtgtcttagctagatattaaaattgtcctgggtgattttaatgccaagctaggaagggaagacatcttgggtggaataatcgggaaacagcctgcacgacaacacttccgacgacggattcaggctcatagattttgctgcggggcgaaacgtcgtGATAGCAATTCGAATTTCcagaccgagttacaagtaacctctctcgaagttctctgccgccaacacaatgtatcgaaaaataGTAGCAACATCGCACAatatgcaatcagagaagccgcctctgatatGCTGGGTTTCAaccagccaccaacaaggaacccctggtttgatgaggaatgtcggcggGCAAATGCAGCCGagaggacgagagctgctcatgagctctttCAGCAGAAGTggtgagaggaacgccgacttctcagaaggaaaaagagagggcatgagaagcgtgcggttgaagttgttgaattgtttaaaagcaggaatgaagtttgaatgttttatgaacaggtgaaacaaaattcacaggttccttaacctagaaccgaaggctacaaagacgaaagtggaaacatcgtagtggaagcgcagtcaatgctgaggatatggaggATCACTTCTGCATACTGTATAACGGCCACGACGATTTGAATTCCGCTGTtaagcaggatgatccattaaacatagacgacgaaaggcaacaatcccgtcctcccgacttagacgaagtaaagattgccatatctaagttgaagtctaataaagcagctggagcggatggcttgaatgccgagctctttaaagcagctggagataagttggttaggagcatgcaccaacttatctgtaagatatggtcggaacaaagcatacccgatgaatggaacctcagtattgttttcccgatcctgaaaaaaggagaccctctaaactgcaataACTATAGATgaatcaacaacctgatatgtcctaatcagtgtggttttagaccaggaaagtccacagttaatcaaatattgacattatggcagatcctggaaaaaatccaagaacaccaaatcgacacccaccatcttttcatcgatttcaaggccgcatatgacagcatctacagggacgagctgtatagagccatgtctagttttggcatccctgccaaactcgttcgtttgtgcaggatgaccatggagaattcacgctgctccataaaggttggaaacaacttaatagaaaatttcgatgtcaaaaaaggttttagacaaggtgatgcgctgtcatgtgatttttttaacatcgtgcttgaaagaatagtgcagagctcacacgtcaacactaaaagtctgtccaattactggcatatgctgatgacattgacataatcggaagaactcagcatgatgtcaatggggtttttgtgagtattgaggcagatgcggcaaaaatgggtttaacggttaatgagggcaaaacaaagtacatgctgtcgtcaagaaaggacatacaacatcgacgtcttggaccgagctagatggagaagtttgttgggtgaggccctagttcacacaggactgtagcgctaccttaagtaagtaagtaagtatgctTCATTAAATGGTGCAGAATATGCACGTATGGACATAAATTGCGTGCAGAACAATATGCAGAGATGACCAGTTGCACTGTTTTGGCactttttattaagttaaaaatagttcTTGTTTGAATGTTTATATGTTAAATGTTAAGTTGCAACAACTTTCGAATATAAAACCCAACTCACTGTActttaaattgaatgaaaaagtgCAAGGGTAACTTCTTTTACACTTAAGGTCGTCCAACCACTAGACAACTTAAGGGTAAGTAAAGTACTTTTCTTAGACTCATAGAAGAGCACACGCTAGTCAATTACGTTTCCGACAACTTTCAATTACATATACTCTCGTACAGATAATCAACTAAAAATTGAGAATACAAAACTGCACGTATGTATAAACATATTTATACAAACTTATCACAGAAATCATTCAGGAATAAAATCATTCAGGAATAAGGTTACTAATTAGTTGAAAAGTTATCGGATATTGTTAGTTGCTCGCTTATaggtaaaatacaaatgtatatttttaaagaatattttaatcaaGTTATTAGTGtattaaatgtttgaaatttcGTTTAACATTTATTGAACACAACCAATTGAAAGCTTTTAgagcttttcttttttaattgcaatataAAGGAAACaggaaacaacaaaataagacaATAATTTATAGttatatttcaaattcaaaattaaatgactTTCAAAGACGGTTTTTCTAATAAATCGTATTGGAAGGAAATCATGGGAAGTTGTAATATTTTATCTTTCTATAAAACtccattatttaaatgaaaaaatgataAGTGAAGAAGAAATGCTTAAAATAAGTGAGCgagacaaaaatatttgaaacgtcaaaataacTTGCTTCGAAAGACGCGAATGTGACATCTCTCGAAaggataaaattataaaattatttcaattttgcatAAGTATATATGTTTGTTCAAATGTATGATATTTCTTTCGGGTTCAGGATACATTTATAACA
This window contains:
- the LOC129947364 gene encoding mediator of RNA polymerase II transcription subunit 8, with protein sequence MQREEKQLEMTLDAVLNRLNDLKNSIGSMIHKIETEYETINWPTFLDNFALISSHLTGLSKILSKELGPPLRNRTVLPLMLSPERDEALWNLTEGRVPVFSHDIVPNYLRTKPDPTAEQKMIQNEQKAANLSMETAMKQVAQYNKVVTHILEMVSKTREDWEIDSSSRAGIQQTSSNADTHLLVQAVGMGKGLKTAMQLSGPGSAAGGMMVPPAIRQPSPMSSVSPSGVNQLGKAPSAIKTNIKSANQIHPFGR
- the LOC129947363 gene encoding thymidylate synthase, whose amino-acid sequence is MDTNGETKTISTNGTEVPNPDEQQYLDLIQKIINKGVARSDRTGVGTLSLFGAQMRFDMRECFPLLTTKRVFWRAVAEELIWFVHGKTDSKLLQEKNIHIWDGNSTREFLDKCGFTDREEGDLGPVYGFQWRHFGATYRTCHDDYTGEGIDQLNEVINRIRENPTDRRIIMSAWNPCDLPKMALPPCHCLAQFYVANGELSCQLYQRSADMGLGVPFNIASYALLTYMIAHVTGLKPGDFVHTLGDAHVYNNHVEPLKEQLKRVPRAFPKLVIKRKVEKIEDFTFDDFEIVDYKPYPKIAMEMAV